In the genome of Tripterygium wilfordii isolate XIE 37 chromosome 19, ASM1340144v1, whole genome shotgun sequence, one region contains:
- the LOC119986235 gene encoding organic cation/carnitine transporter 4-like has product MRQPQGLHGRRSLERVFFVCVKNMASGTLSSNPGELQSPLLAPPDKPDPKSVIEKLCIDDMLQRYCGEFGWWQLRHFVLTSLAWALEAFHTMVMIFADREPDWRCFSLSGCDERERSVCRLEPGSWEWTGGPGSSTVAQWGLVCGEKYKVGLVQAAFFGGCMIGAGVFGHLSDTRLGRKGSLTVVCILNALFGCLTAFSPTYWVYLLLRILTGFSTGGVGLCAFVLATEPVGPTKRGVAGMSTFYFFSTGIALLSGIAYSFHSWRELYIATSIPSLLFLFIVLPFVAESPRWYLIRGRTSDAMELMRKIAKTNGNHLPEGVMLALDEETNNTSITQQQSFKEELDTIEAITGSLIDVIRSPTTRIRLLLAVAINFLCSVVYYGLSLNVVNLETNLYLNVLLNAVAEMPAFAITAVLLDKFGRKPLAIGTLWFSGVFCLIGMMIGSVGIWKVVRMFCGVMGIFGMAGTYNLLFIYTTELFPTVVRNAALGCATQAAQMGAILAPFVVVLGGGLPFLVFALCGILGGVLAFYLPETLNRPLYDTMAGMEDGEGNWGGV; this is encoded by the exons AGGAGAAGTCTAGAgagggttttttttgtttgtgtcaAAAACATGGCTTCAGGCACCTTATCATCCAATCCGGGTGAGCTCCAGTCACCTTTGCTCGCCCCACCCGACAAACCCGACCCAAAATCCGTGATTGAGAAGCTATGCATCGACGACATGCTCCAGAGATACTGCGGCGAATTCGGATGGTGGCAGCTCCGTCACTTTGTCCTAACCAGCCTGGCGTGGGCCCTGGAGGCCTTTCATACGATGGTCATGATTTTCGCCGACCGTGAGCCCGATTGGCGCTGCTTTAGCCTTTCGGGCTGCGACGAGAGGGAGAGAAGCGTTTGTAGGCTTGAACCGGGCTCGTGGGAGTGGACCGGAGGCCCCGGAAGCTCCACAGTGGCCCAGTGGGGGTTGGTTTGCGGTGAGAAGTATAAGGTTGGTCTTGTTCAGGCCGCCTTCTTCGGCGGCTGCATGATCG GTGCAGGAGTTTTTGGGCATCTATCGGACACCAGACTAGGAAGAAAAGGCTCCCTAACAGTAGTCTGCATCTTGAATGCCTTATTTGGTTGCTTAACTGCATTTTCTCCAACTTACTGGGTATATCTCCTACTCCGTATCCTCACAGGCTTCAGCACCGGTGGCGTTGGCCTCTGCGCCTTTGTGCTTGCCACGGAGCCAGTAGGACCAACGAAACGTGGCGTTGCAGGCATGTCCACATTCTACTTTTTCTCTACAGGAATTGCTTTACTTTCTGGCATTGCCTACAGTTTTCATTCGTGGAGAGAGCTCTACATTGCGACCTCGATACCTTCACTTCTGTTTCTTTTCATTGTTCTCCCTTTTGTCGCTGAGTCCCCCCGGTGGTACCTCATTCGAGGGAGAACCAGTGATGCTATGGAACTAATGCGGAAAATCGCTAAAACTAATGGGAATCACCTTCCTGAAGGAGTTATGCTAGCACTCGATGAGGAAACAAACAACACTAGCATAACTCAGCAACAGAGTTTCAAAGAAGAATTGGATACCATAGAAGCTATAACAGGCTCTTTAATTGATGTTATAAGGTCTCCAACGACTAGAATTCGCCTACTTTTGGCGGTGGCAATCAACTTCTTATGCTCCGTTGTGTACTATGGCCTTAGCTTGAACGTTGTCAATCTCGAAACCAATCTATACCTTAATGTCCTGCTCAATGCAGTAGCGGAAATGCCCGCGTTTGCGATCACAGCAGTTTTGTTAGACAAGTTTGGGAGGAAACCATTGGCAATAGGGACATTGTGGTTTAGTGGGGTGTTCTGTTTGATTGGGATGATGATTGGGAGTGTTGGGATTTGGAAAGTAGTGAGGATGTTTTGTGGGGTTATGGGGATATTTGGGATGGCAGGGACTTATAACTTGCTGTTTATATACACAACAGAGCTGTTTCCTACCGTTGTGAGAAATGCAGCGCTTGGTTGTGCAACACAGGCGGCGCAAATGGGAGCGATATTGGCACCATTCGTGGTGGTTTTGGGCGGTGGCTTGCCGTTTTTGGTGTTTGCTCTATGTGGGATTCTCGGAGGGGTGTTAGCATTTTACCTACCGGAGACACTAAACCGGCCATTGTACGATACCATGGCCGGAATGGAGGATGGGGAAGGTAACTGGGGGGGTGTGTGA
- the LOC119986229 gene encoding mitochondrial pyruvate carrier 4-like — protein sequence MLTDRVKNPEFKPKIPLIPMAAPKLQALWNHPAGPKTIFFWAPTFKWGITIANVADFSKPSQEISYPQQFAIACTGLIFSRYSTVINPKNLNLFGNSIAMSSTAVYQITRKIKDDCFSEEEVAVINQ from the exons ATGCTTACAGACAGAGTGAAAAATCCTGAATTCAAGCCAAAGATCCCATTAATTCCCATGGCTGCTCCAAAGCTCCAAGCCCTTTGGAACCATCCTGCTGGCCCTAAAACCA TTTTCTTCTGGGCACCAACTTTTAAATGGGGTATCACCATAGCTAATGTTGCTGACTTCTCTAAACCATCTCAAGAGATTTCCTATCCTCAACAATTCG CTATTGCTTGTACCGGACTCATTTTTTCGCGCTACAGCACGGTGATTAATCCG AAAAATTTGAATCTGTTTGGTAATAGCATTGCAATGTCTTCAACTGCTGTTTATCAGATAACGCGCAAAATCAA GGATGATTGTTTCTCTGAAGAAGAAGTTGCTGTAATCAATCAGTGA
- the LOC119985924 gene encoding organelle RRM domain-containing protein 2, mitochondrial-like, translated as MALRSAAALVSGPRGLCRLFSTSPISSFIPPSIASTETPKREMAEPSTNLFVSGLSKRTTTEGLREAFSKFGEVVQARVVTDRVNGYSKGFGFVRYATLEDAAEGIKGMDGKFLDGWVIFAEYARPRPTTPPPENNTYSPYGNNMSNPYGRQ; from the exons ATGGCTTTGAGATCCGCGGCGGCGTTGGTGTCCGGTCCACGTGGCTTGTGTCGGCTCTTCTCAACGTCTCCGATCTCATCTTTCATCCCTCCTTCGATAGCGTCTACAGAGACTCCGAAACGGGAGATGGCTGAGCCCAGCACTAATCTCTTCGTCTCCG GGCTTAGTAAACGGACCACTACAGAAGGACTTCGCGAAGCCTTTTCAAAGTTTGGTGAAGTGGTTCAAG CAAGAGTAGTGACTGATAGGGTCAATGGATACTCTAAGGGGTTTGGTTTTGTAAGATATGCCACTTTAGAAGATGCTGCGGAAGGCATAAAAGGCATGGATGGAAAG TTTCTGGACGGTTGGGTGATATTCGCAGAGTATGCAAGACCCAGGCCAACAACCCCTCCACCGGAGAATAATACGTACTCCCCATATGGTAATAACATGTCTAATCCATATGGACGCCAATAA
- the LOC119984932 gene encoding uncharacterized protein LOC119984932 encodes MGGGAAMRSAAKAAGVGLVNSGIRGGFTKVPPAEQNVLNVSRPVSVISSSQGNKGSVDIESVQRPSWELDDWEFAGGEEDLTMGTVVDPEPMARVVFGGAPSMNEAKEATNELKDALEEVYLSSPNATGCKDLVEVGRVSVPLLTDSGYVENESRIVSGTRHAVRAFKMLSESPAAQSVVTSLACDPNVWNAVVQNKALVDFLHAQKSSSGCQDQVSPMKFEELSENAFMTVNGSQAGKTPLSNNAIHDSDNASQAGNSGSGFEDFIQNIKHTVVDMVTNVSVFFNNIFGSPPAENLSANADSKSSSIDKTLGASLMGLAMMVIMVVLVKRA; translated from the exons ATGGGAGGAGGAGCGGCGATGAGGTCGGCGGCGAAAGCCGCTGGGGTAGGATTGGTGAACAGCGGTATTCGCGGTGGCTTTACCAAAGTACCGCCGGCGGAGCAGAACGTGCTCAACGTGTCTCGTCCAGTCTCCGTGATTTCATCCTCTCAGGGGAACAAGGGTTCTGTTGATATTGAATCCGTCCAGAGGCCGTCGTGGGAGCTCGATGACTGGGAGTTTGCCGGCGGTGAGGAGGATCTGACGATGGGGACTGTCGTTGACCCTGAGCCAATGGCTAGGGTTGTGTTCGGAGGTGCGCCGAGCATGAATGAGGCCAAGGAGGCAACGAATGAATTGAAGGATGCTCTGGAGGA GGTGTATCTGTCATCTCCCAATGCTACTGGGTGCAAGGATTTAGTTGAAGTTGGTCGGGTGTCTGTGCCTTTGCTTACCGACTCTGGATATGTGGAGAATGAAAGCCGTATAGTCAGTGGCACAAGACATGCTGTCCGGGCATTTAAAATGCTCAGTGAAAGCCCTGCAGCACAG TCTGTTGTTACTTCACTTGCGTGCGACCCAAATGTCTGGAATGCTGTCGTGCAAAACAAAGCTCTTGTTGATTTTCTCCATGCTCAGAAATCCA GTTCTGGTTGTCAAGATCAGGTATCTCCAATGAAGTTCGAAGAATTATCTGAGAATGCATTCATGACTGTTAATGGAAGCCAAGCTGGAAAAACCCCATTATCCAACAATGCAATTCATGACTCTGATAATGCAAGCCAAGCTGGAAACTCTGGATCTGGGTTTGAGGATTTTATACAGAATATCAAGCATACTGTGGTTGACATGGTGACTAACGTGTCTGTTTTCTTTAATAATATCTTTGGTTCACCTCCGGCAGAGAATCTTTCTGCAAATGCTGATAGCAAGTCATCCTCCATTGACAAGACCTTGGGAGCATCATTGATGGGGCTGGCTATGATGGTTATAATGGTGGTTCTGGTCAAGCGCGCTTAA